A stretch of Amycolatopsis balhimycina FH 1894 DNA encodes these proteins:
- a CDS encoding glycoside hydrolase family 1 protein — translation MPRTFPDGFLWGAATASHQVEGNNLNNDWWQLEQDAAPQVQYSGDAVDSYHRYEEDMRLLAEAGFTAYRFSLEWSRIEPLPGKFSRAELAHYRRMIDTALGLGLTPVVTLHHFTHPRWLGAHEAWLRDDAVDLFTRYVEQAVTILDGVEWVCTINEPNVLSVNHWSLAEVAAGRPYPFGALPDVKIGSALIEAHRAVAPLVRRATGAKVGWTVANQALVPAEGGEAKHAEVQGIWEDMYLEAARGDDFVGVQSYTSQPVDENGIVPHPEHPDNTLVGWAYRPDALGIAVRHTREVVGDVPIVVTENGIATPDDERRIAYTKGALQGLHDAIEDGADVRGYVHWSLLDNFEWGRWEPTFGLIAVDRETFERRPKPSLGWLGSVARANAL, via the coding sequence GTGCCACGTACGTTCCCCGACGGATTCCTCTGGGGTGCCGCGACCGCGTCCCACCAGGTCGAGGGCAACAACCTGAACAACGACTGGTGGCAGCTCGAGCAGGACGCTGCCCCGCAGGTCCAGTACAGCGGGGACGCGGTGGACAGCTACCACCGCTACGAAGAGGACATGCGCTTGCTGGCGGAAGCCGGTTTCACCGCCTACCGGTTCAGCCTCGAGTGGTCGCGCATCGAGCCGCTTCCCGGGAAGTTCTCCCGGGCAGAACTGGCGCACTACCGGAGGATGATCGACACCGCGCTGGGGCTGGGACTCACCCCTGTCGTGACCCTGCACCACTTCACCCACCCCCGGTGGCTGGGCGCCCACGAAGCCTGGCTGCGCGACGACGCCGTCGATCTCTTTACGCGGTATGTCGAGCAGGCCGTCACCATCCTCGACGGCGTCGAGTGGGTGTGCACCATCAACGAGCCCAACGTCCTGTCGGTCAACCACTGGTCGCTGGCCGAAGTCGCCGCCGGGCGGCCGTACCCGTTCGGGGCGCTGCCCGATGTCAAGATCGGGTCGGCGCTGATCGAGGCACACCGGGCCGTGGCGCCCCTCGTTCGGCGGGCCACCGGCGCCAAGGTCGGGTGGACGGTCGCGAACCAGGCGCTCGTGCCCGCTGAGGGAGGGGAAGCCAAGCACGCCGAAGTGCAGGGGATCTGGGAGGACATGTACCTCGAAGCCGCCCGCGGCGACGACTTCGTCGGCGTGCAGTCCTACACCAGCCAGCCCGTCGACGAGAACGGCATCGTGCCGCATCCCGAGCACCCCGACAACACCCTGGTGGGCTGGGCTTACCGCCCGGACGCGCTCGGGATCGCCGTCCGGCACACCCGCGAGGTCGTCGGGGACGTCCCGATCGTCGTCACCGAGAACGGCATCGCCACCCCCGACGACGAACGCCGCATCGCCTACACCAAGGGCGCTTTGCAGGGCCTGCACGACGCCATCGAGGACGGCGCCGACGTGCGCGGCTACGTGCACTGGTCGCTGCTCGACAACTTCGAATGGGGACGCTGGGAACCCACCTTCGGGCTCATCGCCGTCGACCGCGAGACCTTCGAGCGCCGCCCCAAGCCGAGCCTCGGCTGGCTGGGATCCGTCGCCCGCGCGAACGCACTGTAA